A genome region from Brassica oleracea var. oleracea cultivar TO1000 chromosome C2, BOL, whole genome shotgun sequence includes the following:
- the LOC106325375 gene encoding dof zinc finger protein DOF5.7-like, which translates to MSSHTNLHSPKPDHRITGASHTKKPPSSTASQDQQTLKCPRCNSSNTKFCYYNNYSLSQPRHFCTSCRRYWTRGGSLRNVPIGGGCRKTKKSIKPSILAPSSSSQRFFSSTMEEASKFFTPPTAMDFQLAGLSLNKINDLQLMNNQEVLGLRTTMEQVETTPVDVGSGLTLMGFGDYNSNNNHSPATFTTDGNLATSIETLSCLNQDLHWRLQQQRMAMFFGNSKEETVVVERPQPLLHRNLEIVNSSPSPTTKKGENQTEWYFGNNNDNERVINNNENNNTGGSDQWNNGIQAWTDLNHYN; encoded by the coding sequence ATGTCCTCCCATACCAATCTCCACTCTCCTAAACCGGATCACCGTATCACCGGTGCGTCCCATACCAAAAAACCACCGTCTTCCACCGCTTCTCAAGACCAACAAACCCTAAAATGCCCTCGTTGCAACTCCTCAAACACAAAGTTCTGTTACTACAACAACTACAGCCTCTCTCAACCACGCCACTTCTGCACATCTTGCCGCCGTTACTGGACACGAGGCGGTTCCTTAAGAAACGTCCCCATCGGTGGCGGTTGTCGGAAAACCAAAAAATCAATCAAACCTAGCATATTAGCTCCTTCTTCTTCATCTCAGAGATTTTTCTCTTCCACCATGGAAGAAGCATCTAAATTCTTCACTCCTCCAACAGCAATGGATTTTCAGCTCGCTGGATTATCTCTCAACAAAATAAACGATCTTCAACTTATGAATAATCAAGAAGTTCTTGGCCTTAGGACGACCATGGAGCAGGTCGAAACAACACCTGTTGATGTCGGATCAGGTTTAACCCTAATGGGTTTTGGAGATTACAACAGCAACAACAACCATTCACCGGCGACTTTCACAACCGATGGAAACTTAGCTACCTCGATAGAAACTTTGAGTTGTTTAAACCAAGATTTACACTGGAGGCTTCAGCAACAGAGGATGGCTATGTTTTTTGGCAACTCTAAAGAAGAGACTGTTGTTGTGGAGAGGCCACAGCCGCTTCTTCACCGGAATCTCGAGATCGTTAACTCATCGCCGTCGCCGACAACGAAGAAAGGCGAGAATCAGACAGAGTGGTACTTTGGTAATAATAACGACAACGAAAGGGTGATTAATAACAATGAAAATAATAACACAGGAGGAAGCGATCAATGGAACAATGGAATTCAAGCTTGGACTGATCTTAATCATTATAATTAA